One part of the Ignisphaera cupida genome encodes these proteins:
- a CDS encoding damage-control phosphatase ARMT1 family protein, which yields MHSQCIVCQISIRYRDLEKSRNLGEYEKMKIMSDVLAIAKDFMENCLKNGENICVPTMLATKLFRYMKKALNNPDPYIEEKTLLNKEALKLYENVKAFVLSGSSVEERLVKAIRFSIIGNLLDIGVLNYTPPTVEEIIEKALKMDIYGDLEKAAKILLNSKKVVVVLDNAGEAVFDRLLADVLRANGSKVSAIVKGGSFQNDMTIHDAALAELDKSFDEVIDSGTDASSIFLDELSEKARKAIDEAESIVFKGMANYEYVTEIENVIKKPIIYLLVAKCLPVSIASGIPLGKAGVVIHNIA from the coding sequence ATGCATTCACAGTGTATAGTATGTCAAATTAGTATTAGATATCGAGATTTGGAAAAGAGTAGAAATCTTGGAGAATACGAGAAAATGAAGATAATGAGCGATGTACTTGCAATAGCAAAAGATTTTATGGAAAATTGTTTAAAGAATGGCGAAAATATCTGTGTTCCAACAATGCTAGCAACCAAGCTTTTTAGATATATGAAAAAAGCGTTGAATAATCCCGATCCATATATTGAGGAAAAGACTTTGCTTAATAAAGAGGCTTTGAAACTCTATGAAAATGTTAAAGCCTTTGTGCTTAGTGGAAGTAGTGTTGAGGAGAGACTGGTAAAAGCCATAAGATTTTCAATTATTGGCAATCTTCTCGATATTGGCGTTCTAAACTATACCCCTCCAACAGTTGAAGAAATTATTGAAAAAGCTTTGAAAATGGATATTTATGGAGATCTTGAAAAAGCTGCAAAGATTTTGCTTAATTCAAAGAAAGTTGTTGTTGTTTTGGACAATGCTGGTGAAGCTGTTTTTGATAGACTTCTAGCCGATGTTTTGAGAGCAAATGGCTCTAAGGTTTCCGCCATTGTTAAAGGAGGCTCTTTCCAAAATGATATGACAATACATGATGCAGCGTTGGCAGAGCTTGATAAAAGCTTTGATGAGGTAATAGATAGTGGAACTGATGCTTCAAGCATTTTCTTGGATGAGCTAAGTGAAAAAGCTAGAAAAGCAATAGATGAGGCAGAATCAATTGTTTTTAAGGGTATGGCAAACTATGAGTATGTTACAGAAATTGAGAATGTAATTAAAAAACCAATTATATATTTGCTTGTGGCAAAATGCTTACCAGTCTCAATAGCTTCTGGTATCCCACTGGGAAAAGCAGGTGTTGTTATTCATAATATAGCATAG
- a CDS encoding oligosaccharide flippase family protein has product MSSTKNGDNNYLLEYLRSAAGNTFILFLGDFLYNLVLAIGSIFIARILGSEGYGAFSLALVPPLTLVSLLSLGIDTAATRYIQKFLAEENKSKAIYVVRSSLLMRSIINIVGAVACFVFSSQLAQILVNRAELGEYVRVASAIVFLQGVYSLVLSIFIGVNMAVGVSIAKITYSVSKTLVSIVMLMVFNMGVLGALIGNIIGYVIALVIALIFLAVLLRRFHKYSSNADGMKNVLWELLSYGIPLYASSIVSIAVSIYQNLLIAYALPLSDIGGYRAISNFNVLITVVASPISASLLPLFTHVFTKFQDMENMLKLSNKYTSFVLVPVTMIAMIFSRELIYIFYGSQYLFAYHYLPLLLAPNLLVGLGSLTIPVLLNAVGDTKANMKASIVSSIALVATSCLLTMVLKLGLWGYLTSLLISSAVGMLLVLAYARRYVRNPIDINQSIKIYLASTMAAAATIPIFHISVPRFVSAFRIAAGFTLFVLIYVAASVYFNIIREDDVEFIVKAFNRFPIVNIVINLLAKYALTLINLMGSDKKTR; this is encoded by the coding sequence TTGAGTAGTACTAAAAATGGTGATAACAATTATTTGTTAGAGTATTTGAGAAGCGCTGCTGGAAACACGTTTATTCTATTTTTGGGTGATTTTCTATATAACCTGGTTTTAGCTATAGGCTCAATATTTATTGCAAGAATTCTTGGTAGTGAAGGATATGGTGCTTTTTCCTTGGCCTTGGTGCCTCCACTAACCCTAGTATCTCTACTGTCTCTAGGTATAGACACGGCCGCAACAAGATATATTCAAAAATTTCTTGCTGAAGAAAATAAAAGCAAAGCTATTTATGTTGTTAGATCATCTCTTTTGATGAGATCAATAATAAACATTGTTGGGGCTGTAGCATGCTTTGTGTTTTCATCTCAACTTGCGCAAATTCTTGTTAATAGAGCTGAGCTTGGAGAATATGTTAGGGTTGCATCTGCTATTGTTTTTCTCCAGGGGGTTTACAGCCTAGTTTTATCCATATTCATTGGAGTTAATATGGCAGTTGGAGTTTCTATAGCAAAGATTACATACAGTGTTTCAAAGACTTTAGTATCGATAGTTATGCTAATGGTTTTTAACATGGGTGTCTTAGGAGCGTTAATTGGCAATATAATTGGCTATGTGATAGCCTTGGTTATTGCATTAATTTTCTTAGCTGTTTTGTTGCGCAGGTTTCATAAATACTCTAGTAACGCTGATGGCATGAAAAATGTTTTGTGGGAGCTTCTCTCCTATGGAATACCTCTCTACGCATCATCAATAGTGTCAATAGCTGTTTCAATATACCAAAACCTCTTAATAGCCTATGCCCTACCCCTATCTGATATTGGTGGGTATAGAGCAATATCAAATTTCAATGTGCTTATAACAGTAGTTGCCTCACCTATTTCAGCATCTCTTCTTCCACTTTTCACACATGTTTTCACAAAGTTTCAAGACATGGAGAACATGCTTAAATTATCAAATAAGTACACATCATTTGTGCTTGTACCTGTTACAATGATTGCTATGATATTTTCTAGAGAACTCATATACATATTCTATGGTTCTCAATACCTGTTTGCCTACCACTATCTACCTCTTCTACTAGCACCAAATCTTCTAGTTGGTTTAGGTAGTTTAACAATACCTGTTTTACTAAATGCTGTTGGAGATACAAAAGCAAATATGAAAGCATCTATAGTATCATCAATAGCTCTTGTTGCAACATCATGTTTATTAACCATGGTTTTGAAACTTGGTTTGTGGGGATATTTAACATCTCTTTTAATATCATCAGCTGTGGGAATGCTTCTGGTATTGGCTTATGCAAGGAGGTATGTTAGAAACCCTATTGATATTAATCAAAGCATTAAAATTTATTTAGCGTCAACTATGGCGGCAGCTGCTACAATCCCCATATTCCATATTTCTGTGCCAAGATTTGTAAGTGCTTTTAGAATTGCTGCAGGTTTCACACTTTTTGTACTTATCTATGTTGCTGCATCAGTATATTTCAACATTATTAGAGAAGATGATGTGGAGTTTATTGTAAAGGCATTCAATAGATTTCCCATAGTAAATATTGTAATTAATTTGCTTGCTAAGTACGCACTAACACTAATTAACTTGATGGGCTCTGACAAGAAAACTCGATAG
- a CDS encoding MGMT family protein, which yields MIVVEIREENISVRRWSIEDIAEAVYTLVQLIPIGCVTTYKEIAKVLGISPRLVAKILSKNKKLIAIPCHRVVKSNGELGGYTLNGKNVPKFKENLLKLEGYTTCKYKLSRLLNIE from the coding sequence ATGATTGTTGTAGAAATAAGAGAAGAAAACATAAGTGTTAGGAGGTGGAGTATAGAGGATATTGCAGAAGCTGTTTACACACTTGTTCAGCTTATTCCAATAGGCTGTGTAACAACATATAAAGAAATTGCAAAGGTTTTGGGGATTAGCCCAAGGCTTGTTGCGAAAATATTGAGCAAAAACAAAAAGCTTATTGCAATACCTTGTCACAGAGTTGTAAAATCTAATGGAGAACTAGGTGGCTACACATTAAATGGAAAAAATGTGCCAAAGTTTAAAGAAAATCTTCTGAAACTTGAAGGCTATACCACATGTAAATACAAATTATCTAGACTTTTAAATATAGAGTAG
- a CDS encoding aminopeptidase, with translation MRDVDKYAKLIVDYCVSVRKLDEVAIYSSLEAMPLVREIWREVVIRGAYPRLVINDDYLTEIFYRYAPRELLDYVSPVDRVIAEKITVRISILSPQHSKPLIGVDPEKVKLRYQAVRELREIFIKRDASGDLRWVVAPYPTYAMAQEAGMSPMDFEEFVYRAVKLYESNPVEAWIRQSKWQEKIANMLSKVDELRIVSENTDLLLKVGGRIWINDDGKNNMPGGEVFSAPHEDSVEGFIAFEYPAIYSGVEVEGVRLVFKKGEVVEAYATKGLEFLKKMLEIDEGAKRVGEIAFGLNYDITRFTKEILFDEKIGGTIHMALGSAYLKTGGKNMSSLHWDMVKDMRKGKVYADKDLIYENGRFIKDFV, from the coding sequence TTGAGAGATGTTGATAAATACGCTAAATTGATTGTTGATTACTGTGTATCTGTAAGAAAACTTGATGAGGTTGCTATATACAGTTCCTTAGAGGCTATGCCACTAGTTAGAGAAATTTGGAGAGAGGTTGTTATTAGAGGTGCTTATCCAAGGCTTGTAATCAACGATGATTATTTAACAGAGATTTTCTATAGGTATGCACCTAGGGAATTGCTTGACTATGTCTCGCCAGTAGATAGGGTTATAGCCGAGAAGATCACTGTAAGAATATCTATTCTATCTCCACAACACTCAAAACCTCTTATTGGTGTAGATCCGGAGAAGGTCAAGCTTAGATACCAGGCTGTGAGAGAGCTTAGAGAAATTTTTATAAAGAGAGATGCCTCAGGAGATCTAAGATGGGTTGTGGCACCATATCCAACATATGCAATGGCTCAGGAAGCTGGCATGTCACCAATGGATTTTGAGGAGTTTGTTTACAGAGCTGTGAAGCTCTATGAGAGTAATCCTGTTGAGGCTTGGATTAGGCAAAGCAAGTGGCAAGAGAAAATAGCTAACATGTTGTCAAAAGTTGATGAGCTTAGAATAGTATCTGAAAACACTGATCTTCTTTTAAAGGTTGGTGGTAGAATATGGATTAATGATGATGGAAAGAATAATATGCCTGGTGGAGAGGTTTTCTCAGCTCCTCATGAGGATAGTGTTGAGGGTTTTATAGCATTTGAGTATCCAGCTATATACAGTGGTGTTGAGGTTGAGGGGGTGAGGCTTGTTTTTAAGAAAGGCGAAGTTGTAGAGGCTTATGCTACAAAGGGTTTAGAGTTTTTGAAGAAAATGCTTGAAATTGATGAGGGTGCTAAAAGAGTTGGTGAAATAGCTTTTGGGCTAAACTATGATATTACAAGATTTACCAAGGAGATTTTGTTTGATGAGAAAATTGGTGGAACAATTCACATGGCCCTGGGCTCAGCATATCTTAAGACTGGTGGAAAGAACATGTCATCTCTTCACTGGGACATGGTTAAAGACATGAGAAAGGGGAAGGTGTATGCAGACAAGGATCTGATATACGAAAACGGCAGATTCATAAAGGATTTCGTGTAG
- a CDS encoding pyridoxal-phosphate dependent enzyme, with protein MQLLCPLCGSEYPFEISVRLCPKCGSSLFVVYDISLNEYKRILMEARSRWYLGIWSFHGVLPARSIGKTLGEGWTPTIRLEHFSKANGVEVFVKNESRNPSGTFIDRGTAVDSYLAYSTGSKNVVSASTGDYAISLSMYAKVYGLSVTHYIPNFIEQWKKYMLMLLGDEIISVDDYDKAIKKALRMSNKNGLYLSIPLSPIVIDGYRTLVFELIDVLSNVDWIATPVGDGLLATSILKGLKEVEHVLGIETPNILAVKLSEERDAMQESSKLFLTELRGGVVKSLLSKIMSGKGVFIDVDKEAIYLTANEIANTDGVVVDPVGATSLAGIKIAKDLGVIGKGDKVLAIVSGSPSKDTYILYKILEYSSNRKPGKVLSVKEDSISSIQEAILKILYEEKQCHAYGIWKKLRVQGYNITLQTVHDHIKKLLNKGFIRELGYDGRRRIYAVSELGKEYLESMHD; from the coding sequence TTGCAATTATTATGTCCTTTGTGTGGCTCTGAATATCCATTTGAAATCAGTGTGAGGCTATGTCCTAAATGTGGTTCCTCACTGTTTGTTGTCTACGATATTTCTTTGAATGAGTATAAGAGGATTTTGATGGAGGCTAGAAGCAGGTGGTACTTGGGTATTTGGAGTTTCCATGGCGTTTTACCGGCTAGGTCCATTGGTAAAACACTTGGCGAGGGGTGGACACCAACAATTAGATTAGAGCATTTTAGCAAAGCTAATGGAGTTGAGGTTTTTGTGAAAAACGAGTCTAGAAATCCCAGTGGAACATTTATTGATAGAGGAACTGCTGTAGATAGCTACTTAGCATACTCTACTGGTTCCAAAAATGTTGTTTCAGCTTCTACAGGTGATTATGCAATTTCATTATCTATGTATGCTAAAGTCTATGGGCTTAGCGTAACTCACTACATTCCAAATTTTATTGAGCAGTGGAAAAAGTATATGCTTATGCTTTTAGGTGATGAAATCATTAGTGTTGATGACTATGATAAAGCGATTAAAAAAGCTTTGAGAATGTCAAATAAAAATGGTTTGTATCTATCCATTCCACTATCACCCATTGTTATAGATGGTTATAGAACACTGGTTTTTGAGTTAATAGATGTTTTAAGCAATGTTGATTGGATAGCAACACCTGTTGGTGATGGCTTATTGGCAACATCAATATTAAAAGGGCTGAAGGAGGTTGAGCATGTCTTAGGTATTGAAACACCAAATATACTAGCTGTTAAACTGAGTGAGGAAAGAGATGCTATGCAAGAATCTTCGAAATTGTTTCTAACAGAGCTTAGAGGAGGAGTTGTGAAGAGTTTGTTAAGCAAAATAATGAGTGGTAAAGGTGTTTTTATAGATGTTGACAAGGAAGCAATATATCTAACTGCGAATGAGATTGCGAATACAGATGGTGTTGTTGTTGATCCCGTTGGTGCTACAAGTCTAGCTGGTATTAAGATTGCTAAGGATCTTGGAGTAATTGGTAAAGGAGATAAGGTTTTAGCAATAGTTAGTGGAAGTCCATCCAAAGACACTTACATTTTGTACAAGATTCTGGAATATAGCAGTAATAGAAAACCTGGCAAAGTTCTTAGTGTGAAAGAAGATTCTATAAGCAGTATTCAAGAAGCTATTCTAAAAATTCTGTATGAAGAAAAGCAGTGTCACGCATATGGGATATGGAAAAAATTGAGAGTGCAAGGCTATAACATAACACTTCAAACAGTTCATGACCATATAAAAAAGTTGTTGAATAAGGGTTTTATAAGAGAGCTTGGATATGATGGAAGGAGGAGAATATATGCTGTTTCAGAACTTGGCAAAGAGTATTTGGAAAGTATGCATGACTGA
- a CDS encoding acetyl-CoA carboxylase biotin carboxylase subunit, translated as MVDRISRLLIANRGEIAVRIIKTCRKLGIKTIAIYTNVDSDAMHVKLADEAYSLGSNPYAYLDIDKIISIVKRSNADAVHPGYGFLSENAKFAKAVEDSGAIWIGPKWSVIELLESKSRTREIANSVGVPIVPGSINPVSLDEAKKIAKQIGFPVLIKADRGGGGRGIRIANNMEELEKLFTLATKEAETSFGHARLYIEKFIPRVRHIEVQILADVHGNVVALSERECSIQRRYQKVIEEAPSPVITYDDRRRLYDYAIRFMKSVKYVNAGTVEFIRDEKGNFYLIEVNKRIQVEHPVTEVITGVDIVEQQIKIAEGRELEIKESIYEFSKHAIEARIYAEDPEKMLPSPGRVTWIQFPNEENIRIDHALAPGVEIPPFYDSMIAKVIAWGSTREEARARLVKALSNFVVDGIKTSIPLLIDILNTQEFVRGEYDTMFLSEYLTRRKKTG; from the coding sequence ATGGTGGATAGGATAAGTAGATTGTTGATTGCTAATCGTGGTGAGATAGCGGTTAGAATAATTAAGACTTGTAGAAAATTGGGCATAAAAACCATTGCTATATACACAAATGTTGATAGCGATGCTATGCATGTTAAACTAGCTGATGAGGCATATTCGCTTGGTTCTAATCCATATGCTTATCTCGATATAGACAAGATTATTTCAATTGTTAAGAGAAGTAATGCTGATGCTGTTCACCCAGGCTATGGCTTTCTATCTGAAAATGCAAAATTTGCAAAAGCTGTTGAGGATTCAGGAGCTATTTGGATAGGGCCAAAGTGGAGTGTTATAGAGCTTTTAGAGTCTAAGTCTAGAACAAGAGAAATTGCGAATAGTGTTGGAGTTCCAATAGTTCCTGGCTCAATCAATCCTGTTTCTCTTGATGAGGCTAAGAAAATTGCTAAGCAAATTGGTTTTCCTGTTTTGATTAAAGCTGATAGAGGTGGTGGTGGAAGAGGGATTAGAATAGCTAATAATATGGAGGAGCTCGAAAAGCTATTCACATTAGCAACAAAAGAGGCTGAAACATCCTTTGGGCATGCTAGGCTGTACATAGAAAAATTTATTCCAAGAGTTAGACACATAGAGGTTCAAATACTTGCTGATGTACATGGAAATGTTGTTGCCTTAAGTGAAAGGGAGTGCAGTATTCAAAGAAGATATCAAAAAGTTATTGAGGAAGCACCATCACCTGTGATAACATATGATGATAGGAGAAGGTTATATGATTATGCAATAAGATTTATGAAAAGCGTTAAATATGTTAATGCAGGTACAGTAGAGTTTATCAGAGATGAAAAAGGCAATTTCTATTTGATAGAAGTTAACAAAAGGATACAGGTTGAACATCCAGTTACCGAGGTTATAACAGGTGTTGACATTGTTGAGCAGCAAATAAAAATTGCTGAGGGGAGAGAGCTGGAGATAAAGGAAAGCATATATGAGTTTTCTAAACACGCAATTGAGGCAAGAATATATGCAGAGGATCCTGAGAAAATGCTTCCATCACCAGGTAGAGTAACCTGGATACAGTTCCCAAATGAAGAGAACATTAGAATAGACCACGCACTTGCACCTGGGGTGGAGATACCGCCTTTCTACGACTCTATGATAGCTAAGGTGATTGCATGGGGAAGCACAAGAGAAGAAGCTAGGGCAAGACTTGTTAAAGCATTGTCTAATTTTGTTGTTGATGGTATAAAAACATCGATACCTCTACTCATAGATATTCTAAATACACAAGAGTTTGTTAGAGGAGAGTATGACACAATGTTTTTAAGTGAGTATCTTACAAGAAGAAAGAAGACGGGGTAG
- a CDS encoding MogA/MoaB family molybdenum cofactor biosynthesis protein yields the protein MNEHEHFVVENFSICFIVTSESVLGGLKSDEIRPLAERLHELCPKVLVKNYLVIGNDIGAIRETVLNYSKICDVIVVSGGTGISRRDVSIEAVEPLSNKKILGFGELFRALSYKQIGVRAYISRASAYVVNNSLVFVVPGNPDAVKLALEIICEVAPHAIYEARRT from the coding sequence TTGAATGAACATGAGCATTTTGTAGTTGAAAACTTCTCCATATGCTTTATAGTAACAAGTGAAAGTGTTTTAGGAGGTTTGAAAAGCGATGAGATAAGGCCATTGGCAGAAAGACTTCATGAGTTATGCCCCAAGGTCTTAGTCAAAAATTATCTGGTTATTGGCAACGACATTGGGGCTATTAGAGAAACTGTGTTGAACTATAGCAAAATTTGTGATGTTATTGTTGTTTCTGGTGGAACAGGGATAAGCAGAAGAGATGTTAGCATAGAAGCTGTTGAACCATTATCAAATAAGAAAATATTGGGTTTTGGAGAGCTTTTCAGAGCTTTAAGCTACAAGCAAATTGGTGTTAGAGCTTATATATCAAGAGCATCTGCATATGTTGTTAACAACTCTCTTGTGTTTGTTGTTCCAGGAAACCCTGATGCTGTGAAGCTTGCTCTGGAAATAATATGTGAAGTAGCTCCTCATGCTATTTACGAAGCTAGAAGAACATAG
- a CDS encoding rhomboid family intramembrane serine protease: MSYEYTWIGRGRSRPIATIAIVAINVAVYLYTSYQSFFSQTSQDWIDALSFIPILLQVPSQWYRIITSMFTHADIFHIFFNMWFLYFFGSEVEKRIGSLKFLVLYFISGLMAIVFHVAFTSIGGSINLVIPALGASGAISGVLGAYVMLYPRRKLAGCYLILIIPLCLTMTASWFLLLWFATQVIYGYLKFGGVAFFAHVGGFVNGIALIYPLAKKAEAKTDLLPGYFFMEWRQRVGLGKALKTTLVILLLAVVGGAIYSTLIAPSMSGVYVYSIKVVDSSGKTFEDQAYFSPPSNSVPPSLDAPRIVFNRFLWSGLLTGYLQPSNEVVELRYTSRIRDPNYGLRIRLSIDGLAMYDSNHILKSFNGTVQTDVIKVGYYWLWPVASVGEYESFSVKMVGEDVAGDAGPTIVFPCAVISTITSIAALYISLYKDREIAEEELWVIAPFRI, from the coding sequence ATGTCATATGAATATACGTGGATTGGAAGAGGTAGGTCAAGGCCAATAGCAACAATAGCTATAGTCGCAATAAATGTTGCAGTTTATCTCTACACATCATATCAAAGTTTCTTTTCTCAAACATCTCAAGACTGGATTGATGCTTTGTCATTCATACCAATTCTTCTTCAAGTACCTTCTCAATGGTATAGAATAATAACAAGCATGTTTACGCATGCAGATATTTTTCACATATTCTTTAATATGTGGTTTCTATACTTTTTCGGTTCTGAAGTTGAGAAAAGAATAGGAAGCCTAAAATTCTTAGTACTATACTTTATCTCAGGTCTCATGGCAATAGTATTTCATGTTGCATTCACATCAATTGGTGGTAGCATAAATCTTGTTATACCAGCTCTCGGAGCTTCTGGTGCTATAAGTGGTGTTCTTGGTGCTTACGTTATGCTCTACCCAAGGAGAAAGCTAGCTGGATGCTACCTAATACTCATAATACCGTTGTGTCTTACAATGACAGCTTCCTGGTTTCTCCTACTATGGTTTGCAACCCAGGTGATTTATGGTTATTTAAAGTTTGGCGGCGTAGCGTTTTTTGCTCATGTTGGTGGCTTTGTCAATGGAATAGCACTTATATATCCACTAGCTAAGAAAGCTGAAGCAAAAACTGATTTACTCCCAGGCTACTTCTTCATGGAGTGGCGCCAAAGAGTTGGACTTGGAAAAGCATTGAAAACAACCTTAGTAATATTATTATTGGCTGTTGTTGGTGGAGCAATATATTCAACACTTATAGCTCCATCGATGAGCGGTGTTTATGTATATTCCATAAAAGTTGTTGATAGTAGTGGAAAAACATTTGAAGACCAAGCATATTTTTCACCACCAAGCAACTCTGTGCCTCCATCTCTTGATGCTCCTAGAATTGTTTTCAACAGGTTTTTGTGGTCTGGGCTATTAACAGGGTATCTTCAACCAAGTAACGAGGTTGTAGAGCTAAGGTATACAAGTAGAATTAGAGATCCCAATTATGGTTTGAGAATAAGGCTTTCTATAGATGGGTTGGCAATGTATGATTCTAATCACATTCTCAAAAGCTTTAATGGCACTGTTCAAACAGATGTTATAAAAGTGGGGTACTATTGGCTATGGCCAGTTGCAAGTGTTGGTGAATACGAATCCTTCTCTGTTAAAATGGTTGGAGAAGATGTTGCTGGAGATGCTGGTCCAACAATAGTTTTTCCATGTGCTGTAATCTCAACAATAACATCTATTGCAGCACTCTACATATCTTTGTATAAGGATCGTGAAATTGCTGAGGAGGAGCTATGGGTTATAGCACCATTCCGGATATAG
- a CDS encoding radical SAM protein, with amino-acid sequence MFERRYWSLLRPDAVEALHNQVFRNVLSWYYSILIDDYPAKFHIAKVVEVPTDVHIDECDEDCLWGVHRDLEKVFTSLWREVRAEDIRFNEFRKRYREASKSFLDVKIAIARNMLRGCRFCEWRCGIDRYSEGRGVCRLNTKSFVHSWFLHIGEEAPLVPSGTIFYGSCNFRCVFCQNWDISQERPFNGVEVNAYQLALIQKELRENGARNINHVGGEPTPNLHIILESLKYLDVNIAQLWNSNFYMSLEAMDLLKHVIDIWLPDFKYGNNDCALRLSKVPRYVDVVGRNHKIAIEWGDMIIRHLVLPNHIDCCSKKVLKWIADNLPLNRVLVNIMDQYRPEYKAYEYKDISRRPLLNELEEVYSYADKLGILWRDISR; translated from the coding sequence ATGTTTGAAAGACGCTACTGGAGTTTGCTAAGACCTGACGCAGTTGAGGCTTTGCATAACCAGGTATTTAGAAATGTTCTTAGCTGGTACTACTCCATTCTAATTGATGACTATCCAGCAAAGTTTCACATAGCAAAGGTTGTTGAGGTTCCAACAGATGTTCATATTGATGAATGTGATGAAGATTGCTTATGGGGTGTTCACAGAGATCTTGAAAAAGTTTTTACGTCTTTGTGGAGAGAGGTTAGAGCAGAAGATATAAGGTTTAATGAGTTTAGAAAAAGGTATAGAGAAGCTAGCAAGAGTTTCTTAGATGTGAAAATAGCTATTGCTAGGAATATGCTTAGAGGCTGTAGATTTTGTGAGTGGCGATGTGGTATTGATAGATATTCTGAAGGAAGAGGTGTTTGTAGATTAAACACAAAATCCTTTGTACATAGCTGGTTTCTGCACATAGGTGAGGAAGCTCCTCTTGTTCCAAGTGGCACAATATTCTATGGCAGTTGCAATTTCAGATGTGTTTTTTGCCAGAACTGGGACATTTCACAGGAAAGACCATTTAATGGTGTTGAGGTTAACGCATATCAATTGGCTTTGATTCAAAAAGAGCTTAGAGAGAATGGTGCAAGAAACATAAATCATGTTGGTGGTGAACCAACACCAAATCTTCACATAATATTGGAAAGTTTGAAGTACTTGGATGTGAATATTGCTCAGCTGTGGAACAGCAATTTCTATATGAGTCTTGAGGCAATGGATTTACTAAAACATGTTATAGATATATGGCTTCCAGACTTCAAGTACGGGAATAACGATTGTGCACTTAGACTATCTAAAGTGCCAAGATATGTTGATGTTGTTGGAAGAAATCATAAAATAGCAATTGAATGGGGGGACATGATAATAAGACATCTTGTATTGCCAAACCACATTGATTGCTGCTCTAAAAAAGTTTTGAAGTGGATTGCTGACAACCTTCCACTAAACAGGGTACTGGTTAACATAATGGATCAGTATAGACCAGAGTACAAAGCATATGAATACAAAGATATTTCTAGAAGACCACTGCTAAACGAGTTAGAGGAGGTTTATAGCTATGCAGATAAGCTAGGCATTCTATGGAGAGACATATCGAGATAA
- a CDS encoding nicotinamide mononucleotide deamidase-related protein, which produces MNNNAWIFTIGTELVQGRVINTNAAYIGRRLTLLGFNVLGFITLVDDVDLVSRYLSHVILAEKPRVIVTTGGLGPTYDDRTLEAVAKALNKRLVLNDDAFRMVKEKYDRRGVPLTPERVKMAYLPEGATPIPNPVGTAPGSWIEFENTVIISLPGVPSEMEAMWESWVEPRLREIGPKIHIAEITVKIVGVPESSLAPHIEKAVKKFARIYVKSHPKGEEEGKSVIELYVMASDEKAENAFKAAENALKLILDSLHGYSAHVEILETRVS; this is translated from the coding sequence TTGAATAACAATGCATGGATATTCACAATAGGCACAGAGCTTGTGCAGGGAAGGGTTATAAACACTAATGCTGCTTATATCGGTAGAAGACTTACGTTGCTGGGTTTCAATGTGCTTGGCTTTATAACTCTTGTTGATGATGTTGATTTGGTTTCAAGGTATTTGAGCCACGTTATTTTAGCTGAGAAGCCTAGGGTTATAGTTACAACTGGTGGTCTTGGGCCTACATATGATGATAGAACCTTGGAGGCTGTTGCAAAGGCTTTGAATAAAAGGCTTGTTTTAAATGATGATGCGTTTAGAATGGTTAAGGAGAAGTATGATAGAAGGGGTGTGCCATTAACTCCTGAAAGAGTTAAAATGGCTTATCTCCCCGAGGGCGCAACACCAATTCCAAATCCTGTTGGAACTGCTCCTGGAAGTTGGATAGAATTTGAAAACACAGTAATTATTTCATTACCTGGTGTTCCAAGTGAGATGGAGGCTATGTGGGAAAGCTGGGTAGAGCCAAGACTTAGGGAAATAGGGCCTAAAATACACATTGCTGAAATAACTGTTAAAATTGTTGGTGTTCCAGAATCTTCTCTAGCACCACACATAGAGAAAGCTGTTAAGAAATTTGCAAGAATATATGTTAAGTCACATCCAAAGGGTGAAGAAGAAGGCAAATCAGTTATAGAGCTATATGTAATGGCATCTGATGAAAAAGCTGAGAACGCTTTCAAGGCTGCAGAAAATGCTTTGAAGCTTATTCTCGATTCTCTCCATGGCTACTCTGCTCATGTTGAGATACTGGAGACGAGGGTTTCCTAG